TGGAGCCATTCTGGGAGGAGCTGAATCAGGATATAGCCATTATTTGATCCCCACGGGGGCACACCACACAAGAGATTTCTGTTTTGCCCCCCTCCTGATCTATGCCATGGACGTCTAATATTACACTGGAGAGACGGATATAGTCTACGGCATGAGTCCCTTTCCTGCCGCGTGCTCGAACACTACCCTCAGGGACTTCTTCACGTTGTCGTCCGCCAACGCAAACTCCACCGCGTTCTGGGCTAGTCGAAACAGCTCCGCCTTGCTAAGACCTGACAGATTACATGCGGGATTCAAAGTTCAGAGAAGTGTGTGTATTATTCACGAGAATGAAACTCTGATTTGATTTTCAGATATTGTTCCCAAGAAGAGTGTACCAAAGGTGGATGCGACGAGGTAGTACTCGTTTGAGAGGCTTGTTGCGAAGAGGCCAGAATCGTCGGTGCACAGCGATAGAGGATGCTTCGCATGGTAGAGGTCAGCTGCACAAAATTAAGAAACTCAGAGTATTAAAATGCTGCTCAGGGTGCTCACTTTTGGTCCAAAAAATTGGGTTCTGCATTGTCAGGGACAAACCGAAGTGATGGAGCTCCAGAGAAGGAGCTCCTCCAGTCATGACATTGGAGGTTAAACATATCTCCACCTGCAGATCGTCTTGGGAGCAAGGTAAGCATGGCTGACATAGAATAGCTAGAGATACTTAAAGCCGAGGAGCACAAAGAAGGTCACCGGGATCATCGATGATTTGAGCTTCTTCAGTTCCTCGTCGTTGAGGCAGCAGGCATGACCCAGCCTTTGAGGGCAGAACTCCAGCACTGCTTGGATCTCCTTCCTGTTTGGTACCTGTTATCACTAAGTTATAATTGCATTGGTCAACAAATATATGGAAAAAACAGTTGCTAATGCCACTGCAAGTAAATAATGGAATTACGGAAGTAATGTTTTAGgaacttgtcaaaatatgttTTCTTACCTCCCCACAGTGTATTGTGATGGGAATTCCTAGCTCTTTAGCATGTTCAAGGGCAGGCAAGTATGTCTCCCTTAACAAATGTTGAAAGCACCATGGAATGTTAGCATGGAAAGAGTGGAATCAGGGAGTTTCACCTCCCTAAGATTCAATATATTAGCACATGAATAGTTAACATGTTTTCATTTAGTACAAGCCACTAAGGAAGATACTAAATATTTCCTACCATTCCCCTACAACTGGATTGCCAGAGAGATCGATGCCAACGACGCCTTGGTCCTTCATTTCCATGGCTAAATTAACCTGGCAAAAGGAAGGAAATTATTCGTTATTTTCCAAGCTTTGTTCGTAGTAGAAGCTAAAGTGAAAGTATCGTCATACAGTATCCAGTGCTGCCAAAGTTGTCTCACGACGGTCAATACTTAGCAGGAGCCTAACAtatatcttcttcttcgtgtCACCATCCAAATCACCCTGAGGTGTACAACTTAATGTCTCATCTGGTCTTAAGTTAGAGTCAAATAACACAGCATCAACGTCTTCGACAGTTTTAAGACCTTTAATAACAGCATTCACGTAAGACCGCTTAGTCATCCCTTTGGCTTCGTTATTCTAGGTAAGACCAAAGAGAAAGATTTAGTCACATTACTCGAACATAGACTTGTAAATTGTGAGGTAACATGAAAAGTACTCAAAAGTACTAagcggagggagtagtacctTAGGTGTTGTCCTTATTTCCAAATACACGACATTCTCGGCAGCAAAATCTCCCACGACCTGTTAGTTTTGTCTGAATATTTAGCTGAGGAAATGTGTACATCAGTAAGTGATGCGCAAAAATTTAATGATTAACATGCCTCCTTGGTGATCCTTGTTACTGTATCATGGTCAGTCGTAAGTATATGAAACAAATCAAAGAGCTTGGTACACTCTGGAAGAGATCTACCATCtgtttaagaaaaaaaacagcgcCAATAAGCAAATATTCGAGCCTCACTGCGATAGAGAAACATGAGTACCAAGTATTCATCacataaatttgttcaaagtGAGATCAACTATTAAAATTTCTAAGATATGCATATTTCATTCATAGTAGGTTTTGATGAATTATTGAGCAGAAGACTACACGAAAATTACCCACTTACTCTTCATGATCACATCCTTAAAATCTTCAAAGACAATGTCTCCTCTGTCACCTAGTTGTTTTGCGAGTTCTCTATTAAACAATAAACAGCAAAAGGATATGAATTTGCAAGAACAAAAATACCAACAAGACATGCCAGTTTTCGTTCTTGATACACACAACACAATACAAGCAAGTAGAATACTGCCAAAGGAATGGTACATAACAAAGTAAAAAATGTTTAATACAAAAAGAAAGGCTGGATTGGCAGATGCAGCCAATTTAGAACACACAAGAAGCTGGAACTGTCAGGGATTTGCTAGCTCAAAAGattggggaggaggaagagggtaGTGACTGACAGGAGGGTGGAGTCCCGGACGGAGCCGTTGAGGTGGGCGTGGAGCTCCACCTTGGGGAGCGCGACGCACCACTCCCTCATCCCCgcctccatggcggcggctggcTGGCTAAGCTTCCTCTTTGCTCCGGCGCTCGGCTTCGAATGATTGGCTCTGCTCGCTTGCTCGAGTCTTTGGGGGAAGGAACTGAAGGAGCACGATACGACGACGATCgcatgtatatatgttcaCGAATCCATCGCTTTCTGTTCTTCCAGGTTCACGAATCCGTCACCTGTTGGTCGAATCCAACGAGATCCTGGGCTCAACCACCGAATCCTTATAACCACCGAATCCTTATATGTGACCAGTGGCACGGATCATGGCGTGTCGTAGATTTCCTTGTACTCTTTGACTTACATCGGTCTCATCAGTCATGATCCTCGCTTTTATCCAGCAATCTTCCTTGTGGAGCCAAACTTGCTGATTCTTCCTTGACTTTGCGGTGACTCGCTGATTCAGCTCTGTTTGGTTGGCTCTGATGTTTTGTGTACACTGCTTGTGTTTCCTGTCTCCATATGGCCAATAATCGGCACATCAGCACATGGATTGATGGATAGAGTATCGATCCATCGGAGATCAGACAAGCATGCATAAATCTGGTTCAGAATCACACGTGCGCGGATTTATTTACTTTTTGTCTGATTGGCCATCTCAGCTAAAACCTGTCGACAGCCGAGAAACGTTTCAGCAGAATTTTCTTCCAAGATGGGGCTGGTCAGTTGGCCTTGTTTAAGAACTGGAAGCTGAAGCTCTCCCCACCTATGAATAGGTCCACTcgatactttttttttagactCAAGCTGTAGATTCTGTTCGGACACTAAACAACACACACCGCACGCACACACACcacaacacacacaaacaccGGCTAAGTCCCTAACAACACCTAGAACCTATACCAAGTACGTCCCAAGAGACTTCCGAGGTGAGGGCTTCGGGAACGTCGTCCTCTCCTGTGCGGCTCGTGGACGTAGACTGCGGCACCTGCGAAATTTATTTGGGGAGGAATCGAACACAGGACGGGTTGCAAGTTGGAACTGGCCACTACTTGTTCTCTAGGTCCACCCGATACTGCGGCAGGCTAACCTGTGCTTGGCCGCTCGAGTGCTTCTGAAAGAACAAATGCGGGCCACTTGAGCTAACTCTAGGAGTTACGAACCCAACCGATCCGAACTtggttttcagttttgagtcGAAAAATGGACCAGACTAGATACCAAATCGAGTCCATTTATCGAAAACCTAATTCGGGTCATCGAATCGATTCTGCGCAGTATATGTAGCGTTCAGATGGGGCTTTTCGGTTCCAATTCTGAACTCCCCACTGTCGCAATCcaccccctccgccgccgccgccacccactCCATTTTTTACGAGCTTCCTCAACAAAATGCGGCCCCCGATCTCCTTCGTCGCTCGCCGCGCGCATCTGGCCGTCGGTCCCCGCGACCGCGGAAACCCTAGCGGCAGACGGCTGGCCATCGCTGAGGAAGAATCCCGACGCCGCCAGTCCGAGGCTGGCCGCACTCGTGGAGCCCGCAAGTGGGTGAGGTGGACCGGCCTCAGCGCCCGCCTGGGAGGGGATCTTGACCGCCGCTACAGCTACACCGCCACTAGGGAGGGGAGCTCGAGCGATGTCCAACCCATGCGGCGAGTGACGAAGGGTCACCTTTGACAATGCCCATGTTGATGAGTTTTAGATCAGGATGAAGACACGTAGCGTGCGTATCGGCGActccgtcggctaacaaggacacaagggACACAATTTACCCAAGTTCAGgtccctcggaaggtaatacccctacgtcctgcttgtctgatcttgaTTTCGATGGAGAGATTACAATGGAGCTGCTGGGGCTATGATGTGCAGAGTAGATCTGGCAAAGGGGAGTCTCGTGACTCTAGGGTTCTACGTGGAGATGGGTGTATGCGAGAGGCTTGCTTGTTGTTGCTTGTCCTGGCTCCCCCCTCCTattcctttatatatgcaggagttTAGGTCTCAGGGAGAGTCCAAGCCCATTACAATGATGAGATATGATATATTTAAAGCTTCCTTATCTCGAGTCGTCGAGATTGGCATGTTGACTCCacgccccgagccgcccgcgcacccgccgcctgcccgcgccgccgcccgcgagctcgtccgccggccggaaccctagaaccgGGCCAGTCAGGTTTCGCCACGTggtgggatttttttttattttaattcggccgattTGGataaggcacttttgcagaaaagccttTGTAACTTCAAtgcatcatatctttcaaaccgtctgtccaaaaattgtgttccgcacctttctggaatcgtcagaacgtttaaaatattttggcactgtttaatttcagttttgaataacttagacagtagttatttacagaatggttgaatatggtttaaatttcaaatgaagtgtttcaaaatagttttgagcatgttagcttgctataaaattatttaaacttgttctctgtccattaggatcAGAGAaggaattattttgtgtataatcatggcatacaagttaaatattgctctatgttacaaaagccgcacaatcttttgttttaaaccctatccatgtttcttgcatattaattaccacttttatgttgtataatctgtccaaaccatttgaaaaacttttcaaaacagaactGAAGTTTCTTAacttagaagtaacctttgtgtgcatcagcatagcatatgcatcatggcatggtttttgtattgaatgttgtgtttattgtgtgtgttccttttattttagattgtgtggagtgtaatcattgttgttgcgaagagtgcgagaactaccacgaccttggacaaggcaagtgcagtttgatcattctcctaaatattttactatgcactagatgttttattagttgcatcaggaatattactcgtacttctatgctagctataaatctcaGGTAGTCTaatttaccctcgccattaccttgataccaaattgccatcggttgtagttgaatgctaggctatggtagtatcgtgggggaaataactagattatgatattgttatgcctttggcgatatgaaatgttttgttagatgtaaggcaaaacaattaatttaatgaaccgtcctgggtgggcagctttgaagattttgaggattagcggcgtcagctccatttctatgggtccctctgagtcgagttcctgtggattcaggaatggatcgtccatggacgtctcttccgtggattcggggagcgcctacgttgcaaatgtggaatgccacctggggtaaccgagactggactagtttcctatttagaagcttctagtacaaccacaatgctatatgggctctggcgagacaagagtaagttgtatgaacctagacccgaggaattgtactgaggtagccgtgtaggggagcgtgattctctcgtggtttagggagttacctctgaaaatctcgtaatcgatgccgttgctactctaccctgaggacagcaagggattaacacgtcggtttcttgtggggaatgtgtacaaactctcgagagcgtcaaaactaagtacttagccgtgtccccagcaacggacaatttgagcgactagatgtggagctgtaaggaaagtctcactcattttaacttcttaaataaaatgaatggttgaacagggtaggggcacttgatgaatccacatcaatgtgctctaagataataggagcatgggtgtgtctaccccgtgtccaatagtgataaaattctatttgaacaaaagataggattcattaactaagcttttatgcaaatagcctgaaccccactttgccacattatgcatatatttggtaggctctggtataactcctagtgaatcttgccaatacaatcaatgtattgaccctagtggctgcatcgtttaatgatgcaggaagctccgacgacgagtaagatgtatgTTCTGCACGTgtgggttacgggcttacattccaacacgctctcaccgtggtgttgatgtgcccttgtatcttccgttttccgctgctaaacagttgttttatttccagctaacccgtgaggttatgcgagttgtaagtacccttttatattctggatgatacgttgtaatattgagacctttgttctatgatattacatcttgaaactgtgtgtgctagtgagtcgatccagggactagcactaaagcacagagatcgaacccttttacgggggcggtcgcttcagggAGTCTTCGCCGGTGATCTCCTTCACCCACGCCCGGATTGCTTCCGGAGCCACGCCCCTGTCCTGGAGGCGGGTGGTGTCTCcaggccccgtgtacatccacgcggggcgggagcgcagCTGCAGTGGTgcgatgcgccggctgatgtaggtcgcgccacgtcgaggtcggtgagccccgtTAGCCCTAGGGCCTTGATCCTCTCGatgatggggaggagttcggcgtcgcggctgtagcggttccgccaggtgtcgttgggcaccggcagctcggtgggcacgtagatgaactcctcgggttcctccacgcgaacccagcaccaatccACGCatcactccttctcgatcttcttctccgaccggacgatgaactccgatttcatccggtcgcgggcgcggaacacacCACCCGATGACATCGCCTCCGCCTGCTCGACGCgtgggtagaagtagtgctgGAATAATGCCACCAACGGCATCACTCCGACGaacccctcgcagaggaactggaagacgacgaggaggaataaggaggtggggtggagctgcgtcACCTGAAGCTggtacgcctccatgagcgcatgaAGGAACAAAGAGTACGGAGGCACCaacccggcgaggatgaagcgtGCGAACGCCCGGAAGTCAttctcctggtgctcggcgccggcgaggaagtTGAGAGTCTCCCTGTACTCATTGAAccgcgaggcgacggcgtgtcGGACCTTTACTcgcccctcgccgttgtagccggccCGGAAGAAGGCGTGCGTGGCCCTCAGCGCCTGCCTCTTCTGGTCGTTCTCCGAGGTgggcttcttgggagccttCTCGCTCTTGCCGGCCGCGgaactcttggagcctttccctttcctgggagcgggggcgccatggggaacgagggcggaagctagcaggatTCAGGGGCGCAAGGAAGCTTGGGGATGAGGAAGAAAGgttggggggctaagtgtttgctccttAGCGCAGCGGTGGGGTCTTATAACGCCCCGGCGCTGAGCAACagtcgcatccgcaccctacgggtgcgttCGGGATAACTACACTTCAAGAGGATAATGCgggacgtggccttaaccacccgtgtttaaggggaaggttagggcggaaatctcgcgcccactactccgtccataacggcggagtccctggagCAGCGCATAGACGAGGGCCCGAAAcggctcgggacccacgcgtcggtaagggcgtagcccggcgaCCGACCGGAGAAGAGCTCaccgggaacaggcgttgccggcccactcccgagggctactgtcgcaccagtgacattcggggtaccaccgctgcatgacgcgtggcccacctcgcttgctccccggagGGATtgcaccccgggcagcaccgcacaagctgcccggcaagtcaccagcccggcggggctagccgggctgcgagggttgccctggagggcagcaagagaacTCCCGCCTgtgcgcttcccggggaggttacttgccgggaagggcgttCCTGGGCGCAGTCACCCGTTATAGGAGCGGGACCGAGCGGGCAGGACAGCAatgccacgtggccgctcggcgggctccCTATGCGGAGGGCTCATCAgagcaaggagtgaagcagaaacaagcattaaatgctccgacagaaaaGGGATCCCCCGTCCAGTtagcctacagtgactggcccggtgTAAATTTCAGGCACGTAGgaccctagttgcagggctacccatcatgcatgcaagccagcacaccgagggcaagctgccctCGTTCTTTGCTCACCATTTGTCATCCATGCaccaaggcacctgtggtatcctcttcagtataaaagaaggacccccgccaacggtcaaagggttcggatCGGATCGGTACTAGCTCTAGCCAagagtagcaagtagcacttagctaaAAAGAGACAACACCCGAGGACTTCCCcgacaacttgtaaacccttgttcatCGTCAAACACAGAAGCAGAacatagggttttacacctcaggatggcccgaacctaggtaaacgatctcgtgttcattgtgctccaacgcttgacattggcctcgagcgatcgccagagcgatccccgtcgcccactgccgaacctaaaaggagGTGCTCACGCATCCCGGTGTCTGAgtcccgtgctacgacatgcAGCGAAAGCACCAAGAACCAAGGGCCCCCATCGTCAGGCTCCTCGAGCTACCCCGCCATGGCACGGGCGTAGCTCGCTAACCGCAcgtcgctgctgctggctACCGGAAGTGCACAGGCAGACCTCGACCTTGTACAGAGAGGAGGGGCTGGCGAGGTGTCATGAGATCGAGATGGGGATGAGCAACCGTGACATGAGATCCAACTACTACCAAATACATGTACATCCAAACAGGAAATCTTGAATTGCAGTCCATTTCAATGCGTAGGTTGATTTGGCATTCAGGCCCAATTCAATTCCTTAGGCTGAATACAAACATCCAAAAACGAACCAGAATTTGAACTCTGGTGTGGTGAGAGCACCACCAGTCCACCATGATCTAGGATTCGAATCAAGTGGAGCTTAAAACAGCCATCCCAACAGCTCCAGCTATACACATCGCCGCCCATGATCACCTGGTGATGTAAGCGACGAGATCGTCGAGATCCCGGCGCGAGGACCTGCCATGGGCGACGTCGGCACGGACGGCCTCGCCGAGCTtccgcgccgcctccctcacGCGCTCCCCTTCCTCGGACCGCATCGCCCTCTCGATGGCGTCCCGGACACCTGCGGCCGGCGTGACCTCCCCGCgccgctcccatgggcgcacGAGGATCCCGGCGCCGAGGTACCTGCACACGAGCTCCGCGTCCCACGGCTGGTCGCTGTGCATCGGCCACGCCAGGATGGGCTTCCCGTGGCTCAGGCTCTCCACCGTCGAGTTCCACCCGCAATGGCTCATGAACGCCGCCGTTGCCCCGTGCGCCAGGATCTCCAGCTGCGGCGCCCACCCCGTCACCACCATGCCCTTCTCTCCCGCCGCGACTCGCATGTCGGCGCCGGGAGAGGTGGGGCTGGGCGCGCGCATGTCGGCGCGGTCGGCGTCCCGGAGCGACCACAGGAACCGCTGGCCGCTCTTGCGCAGGGCCTCGGCGAGCTCCGCGAGCTGTTCGCGGCGGAGGGAGGACGTCGTGCCGAAGGAGATGTACAGCACGGAGGCCCGCGGCTGCTCGTCGAGCCACCGCAGGCACTCGTGCCGCTCGAGGGCCTCTGGAGTCGTCTTCCCCGTGTCCGGGGGGAGGAGTGGGTTCAGGGGCCCGATGGCGAACAGCTTGCGTCcatcggaggaggaagggagaagggggaggaggacaTCGAGGAACTCCCCCTCGAGAGCGCGGCAGGAGTTGACGACCATGCCGGCgccgggcgcgcggcggcgctcctgGCCCATGCGGCGGGCGAGCGCGATGAACTCCGGCGTGGCGCAGGCGTCGGGGCGGTGGAACGCCATGCCGTGCTCGCGGAGGAGGGCGTGGCCGGGATCCGCCCACCCGACGTTGTAGGACGCGGCGAGGCAGTGCACGCcgagcgcctcgccgttgggCAGCTTGACCGCCTCGGCGGCCGCGAACGCCGCCATCCGGTCGTGGAGCACGACGACGCGGCGGTGCGCGGCGGCCAGCTCGGCCAGGAGCGCGGCGAGAgaagcgccggcgccggcgcagaaGGCCTCGAAGAGCGGCTGCATGTGCGCCGGgaacggggaagaagaagtggGGTCCGGGTCCGGGCTCGCGTGCGGCGGGACGGCGAGGGCGCGGAAGCGGATGGCGGCGAGGTCGTGGTGGTGGCCCCAGCCGtggaggcgcgcgcgggctTGGCGGAGGTGCGGCTCCGGCGCGGCGAAGTGGACGGGGATCCCGCgcgaggcgaggaggagggagaggtggAGGAGCTGGTTCAGGTGGCCCTGCGCCGGGAACGGGACCGTCACGACCGCGACCGGAGGAGGTTCCGTCGCCATCCCGGCGGCCGCTTCAGatcggagggcggcggcggcggctcagagattctcttttgACTCCTTGGAAGATTGGAAGAGGATGGGAACTGGTGATCTACGACGCTATAGTCCGTAGGATTAGGAAGGAATTTAGGATAGGACGCTATACTCCGTTAAACTATTGTTGCTGCGTGTGTTGCTCGTTCAGATGAGAGTGAGATGGACGCCATTGCCGTTCGCAGCGAAATTCCCCCATTTTCCTTATCTTCGTAGTAATGGTATCATAAGCATGGCAGCATAGTGCATCCATTTATTGGTTTGCAAGAGACATGATACCTTAGGAAATATCATGTTATCGGTATCATATTATGATActagtactatttttttcttcatttattaATTGCCACATCACTTAAATGTCTAGGTGACAATGCATGATACTAGCTATGTTACTatcactatgaccagcctcaCACTTGTAAAGATAAGAGATCGTGCTGTTGGTCCCAACCGTGGAGGCGCGCATAAACTTGGCGGAGATGTGACTCCGGTGCGGCGAAGTGGACGGGGATCCCCCATGAGACGAGAAGGAGGGAGAGGTGGAGGAGCTGCTTCAAGTGGCCCTGCGCCGGGAACGACACCGTTGCCGGGGAGCTAAGAGCACCCCACTCATAATCATGTATGATATCTTATTCAAGAATCAGATGCATATCGATGGTCATGGTGAATTGGTGATCATGAACGATGACATTaaacacaaaaataagaaTTATTTGAGAGATGTTGCTCCAAGTGAAGACTGACAAAACCTATCTACAGTTTGCCGATTGCTGCATATTCCATCATCGATCAGTCATTCTAAAAACTGAAATTGTAGAAACAATGTGCAATGCAAGGTAGTGTACTAATCTTTTTGCTCTGGTAATCCGGAGAGATAAAGAAACGAATTGCCGCAAGCAGGGACAATTCTTTCATAGATATCTAGACTGGTCACTGGGACTCCTCTTCGTTGTAGGTGTACAATGCAAGAAAACATGAGTAGAGCACTATGATTGTTTCCAGATGAAATCACTCAGAAGTTATCAATAATTGCATCATAAGAACATCACAAGAACAAGAGCATGATTAATAACTAGTGTTATGCTGCTGCTATGGAGCAGGTTGTGCGTGAAAATCaagttgttgtggttgttggcGAAACTGGTTCTGGTAAGACCACTCAATTGACTCAGTATCTGCACGAGATGGATATACCACAACTGGTGTTGTTGGCTGTACTCGACCGAGACGTGTGGCTGCCATGAGTGTTGCCAAGCGGGTCAGTGAAGAAATGGAAACTGAGCTTGGTGATAAAGTCAGATATGCTATTCGATTTGAGGGTGTCACTTGTGCTAACACTATAATCAAGGTACAATTTTCTGTTAAGATGTATAATCGTTTTTGTGTTCTCACTTGATTGTAGGAAGAATCCAGACACTAGACTATGCATAGGTTAGGCTTCTAGCCTAGTTGTGTTTGTTTTACGGTGTTCTGATTGGATATAGTTGGTTACAGGCCCTGAACTCTTGAGGTCAGATTAATGCTGTGAAGTTCAGCAAATTAGTTTTGGCTGACTTTCCATGCGAGTCCTAACACAGGTTACATGTCTTTTTGCAGTATATGACAGATGGAGTACTTCTCCGTGAAACATTGAAAAACACCGACCTTGACAAATATCGGCATGCTGTTAACTTGCCCCTGTTCTTTTGTACTGCTAAAGTTGGTGATATTCATATACCTCAGTCCTGAAATATTGATTGCCGTACTAAGTTttatgttgttgttgtagTGTTATCGTCATTGATGAAGCACACAAGAGATCCCTCAATACTGATGTTTTATTTGGTATATTAAAGAAGGTTTTTGCACGTGACGGGATTTTAAACTGATTGTCACATCTGCAACCCTAAGTGCACAAAAATACTCGAAATTCTTTGGAGGGTAAGCTAACCTGttatatttcatttttttccttgtaaAGATTTGAATCCACTGTCTTTCTCTGCACACCCTATAATAGCAATGTACCTGTATTTCACATTCCTGGCAGGACATTTCCTGTTAATATCTTGTTCAGCAAAACACCATGTGAAGACTATGTGGAAGCGGCAGTGAAGCAGGCCATGACAATCCACATAACAAGTGGCCCTGGTGACATCCTCATTTTCATGACTGGGCAGGAAGAAATTGAAGCTACCTGCTATGCTCTAGCTGAGCTAATGGAGCAGCTAATATCATCGTCCACCAAGACTGTGTACCCAACCTCTCCATCTTGCCCATCTACTCACAGTTGACTGCCGGCATGCAGGCCAAGATCTTTCAGAAGGCAGAAGAGGGCACTCGCAAGTGCATCAGTGGGTGGTATCTTCTATGTCATCGATGCCGGGTATGGAAAGATGAAGGTATACGATCCATGGATGGGCATGGATGCTCTTCAGGTTTTTCCATGTAGTCGAGCAGCTGCAAATCAGCGTGCAGGACGTGCAGGAAGAACTGGTCCTGGCACATGCTACAGGCTGTTCACACAATCAGCTTACCAGAATGAGATGCTCCCTAACCCTGTGCCAGAGATCCAAAGGAATAACCTGGGGAACGTGGTTCTCTTATTGAAATCCCTCAAAGTCGAAAACTTGCTTGATTTTGACTTCGTGGACCCAACTCCCCAGGAGAATATCCTTAACTCCATGTACCAGCTCTGGCTGTTGGGTGCCTTGAACAATGTTGGTGGCCTCACAGAAATCTGTTGGAAGATGGTGGAATTCCCGTCGGACCCAACTCTAGCAAAGATGCTTCTTATGGGGGAGAAGCTGGATTGCCTTGATGAAGTATTGACTATTGTATCCATGCTCTCGGTGCCCTCAGTTTTCTTCCGGCCAAAAG
This is a stretch of genomic DNA from Brachypodium distachyon strain Bd21 chromosome 1, Brachypodium_distachyon_v3.0, whole genome shotgun sequence. It encodes these proteins:
- the LOC100823008 gene encoding LOW QUALITY PROTEIN: pre-mRNA-splicing factor ATP-dependent RNA helicase DEAH7-like (The sequence of the model RefSeq protein was modified relative to this genomic sequence to represent the inferred CDS: inserted 4 bases in 3 codons; deleted 2 bases in 1 codon) — protein: MEQVVRENQVVVVVGETGSGKTTQLTQYLHXDGYTTTGVVGCTRPRRVAAMSVAKRVSEEMETELGDKVRYAIRFEGVTCANTIIKYMTDGVLLRETLKNTDLDKYRVIVIDEAHKRSLNTDVLFGILKKVFARXRDFKLIVTSATLSAQKYSKFFGGVPVFHIPGRTFPVNILFSKTPCEDYVEAAVKQAMTIHITSGPGDILIFMTGQEEIEATCYALAELMEQLISSSTKTVPNLSILPIYSQLTAGMQAKIFQKAEEGTRKCIXVGGIFYVIDAGYGKMKVYDPWMGMDALQVFPCSRAAANQRAGRAGRTGPGTCYRLFTQSAYQNEMLPNPVPEIQRNNLGNVVLLLKSLKVENLLDFDFVDPTPQENILNSMYQLWLLGALNNVGGLTEICWKMVEFPSDPTLAKMLLMGEKLDCLDEVLTIVSMLSVPSVFFRPKDQAEESDAAREKLFVPESDHLTLLNVYLQWKSNQYRGDYVKGLRKAREVRSQLLEILKALKIPLSPTHMWDLI
- the LOC100822689 gene encoding adenosine deaminase-like protein, yielding MEAGMREWCVALPKVELHAHLNGSVRDSTLLELAKQLGDRGDIVFEDFKDVIMKNGRSLPECTKLFDLFHILTTDHDTVTRITKEVVGDFAAENVVYLEIRTTPKNNEAKGMTKRSYVNAVIKGLKTVEDVDAVLFDSNLRPDETLSCTPQGDLDGDTKKKIYVRLLLSIDRRETTLAALDTVNLAMEMKDQGVVGIDLSGNPVVGEWETYLPALEHAKELGIPITIHCGEVPNRKEIQAVLEFCPQRLGHACCLNDEELKKLKSSMIPVEICLTSNVMTGGAPSLELHHFADLYHAKHPLSLCTDDSGLFATSLSNEYYLVASTFGLSKAELFRLAQNAVEFALADDNVKKSLRVVFEHAAGKGLMP
- the LOC100825180 gene encoding cis-zeatin O-glucosyltransferase 1-like, which encodes MATEPPPVAVVTVPFPAQGHLNQLLHLSLLLASRGIPVHFAAPEPHLRQARARLHGWGHHHDLAAIRFRALAVPPHASPDPDPTSSSPFPAHMQPLFEAFCAGAGASLAALLAELAAAHRRVVVLHDRMAAFAAAEAVKLPNGEALGVHCLAASYNVGWADPGHALLREHGMAFHRPDACATPEFIALARRMGQERRRAPGAGMVVNSCRALEGEFLDVLLPLLPSSSDGRKLFAIGPLNPLLPPDTGKTTPEALERHECLRWLDEQPRASVLYISFGTTSSLRREQLAELAEALRKSGQRFLWSLRDADRADMRAPSPTSPGADMRVAAGEKGMVVTGWAPQLEILAHGATAAFMSHCGWNSTVESLSHGKPILAWPMHSDQPWDAELVCRYLGAGILVRPWERRGEVTPAAGVRDAIERAMRSEEGERVREAARKLGEAVRADVAHGRSSRRDLDDLVAYITR